A portion of the Brevundimonas pondensis genome contains these proteins:
- a CDS encoding ATP-grasp domain-containing protein, translating into MTEVAVLTPDPADPSYAGQWPGVLDRLSEALATAGIRARPTPWTDHVENAHGLMDYPLVLPLIVWGYHRDHDRWMQACATWLEADAPLANPAEVLRWNSDKRYLARLAEKGVAIPPTIWTDHASPAVVEAAFAATGAEQLIVKPTVSGGAWRTLKVAAGDLLEQVLADAPVGGAMIQPFLPTIATQGETSLLFFGGELSHVVNKRPAHADEFRIQVQYGGQYQRLDQAPEGALDLAERTLAAIDEPLLYARIDMVPDTDGQWLLMEAELIEPDFYLGAAPEAGARFGRAVAGRLGL; encoded by the coding sequence ATGACCGAAGTCGCCGTCCTGACCCCCGATCCCGCCGACCCGTCCTACGCCGGGCAATGGCCGGGCGTGCTGGACCGCCTGTCGGAAGCCCTGGCCACGGCGGGGATCAGGGCCCGGCCCACGCCCTGGACCGACCATGTGGAGAACGCCCACGGCCTGATGGACTATCCCCTGGTCCTGCCCCTGATCGTCTGGGGCTACCACCGCGACCATGACCGCTGGATGCAGGCCTGCGCGACCTGGCTTGAGGCCGACGCCCCCCTGGCCAATCCCGCCGAGGTCCTGCGCTGGAACTCGGACAAACGCTACCTGGCCCGGCTGGCGGAAAAGGGCGTGGCCATCCCCCCGACCATCTGGACCGACCACGCCAGCCCCGCCGTGGTCGAGGCCGCCTTTGCTGCGACGGGCGCCGAGCAGTTGATCGTCAAGCCGACCGTGTCCGGCGGCGCCTGGCGCACGCTCAAGGTCGCGGCCGGCGACCTGCTGGAACAGGTGCTGGCCGACGCGCCGGTCGGCGGCGCCATGATCCAGCCCTTCCTGCCGACCATCGCCACGCAAGGTGAAACCTCCCTGCTCTTCTTCGGCGGCGAACTGAGCCACGTCGTCAACAAGCGCCCGGCCCACGCCGACGAGTTCCGCATCCAGGTCCAGTACGGCGGCCAGTACCAGCGGCTGGATCAAGCCCCCGAGGGCGCGCTCGACCTGGCCGAACGGACGCTGGCCGCCATCGACGAGCCCCTTCTCTATGCCCGCATCGACATGGTCCCCGACACCGACGGCCAATGGCTGCTGATGGAGGCCGAACTGATCGAGCCCGACTTCTACCTCGGCGCCGCCCCCGAAGCCGGCGCCCGTTTCGGGCGGGCGGTGGCCGGGCGGCTGGGCCTGTAG
- the ccmD gene encoding heme exporter protein CcmD produces the protein MLDLDMSPYGVFVWSSWAISAAALAAISLRALIAARRWKRELDRLEEASK, from the coding sequence ATGCTGGATCTCGACATGAGCCCCTACGGCGTCTTCGTCTGGTCGTCCTGGGCCATCAGCGCGGCGGCGCTTGCCGCCATTTCGTTGCGCGCCCTGATCGCTGCCCGGCGCTGGAAGCGCGAACTGGACCGTCTGGAAGAGGCGAGCAAATGA
- a CDS encoding heme ABC transporter permease — MFGLANPDRFMRFTRPLTPVLWGLALVLLAVGTWLSFAAPADYQQGDTVRIMFIHVPAATLGLGAYAALGVSSFFALVFRHPLADAAARAAALPGAVLTGLALITGSLWGQPMWGTWWVWDARLTSVLVLFLFYLGYMALRASIDDEAKAGRAAAVLGLVGLINLPIVKFSVDWWNTLHQPASLLRAGGTSLDPAYLAPLLTMMAAYGMLFGAIWLTSIRTEVRRRRVLTLRARAAQEA, encoded by the coding sequence ATGTTCGGCCTCGCCAATCCCGACCGCTTCATGCGCTTCACCCGCCCGCTAACCCCGGTGCTGTGGGGGCTGGCGCTCGTCCTGCTGGCGGTCGGAACCTGGCTCAGCTTCGCCGCGCCCGCCGACTATCAGCAGGGCGACACGGTGCGGATCATGTTCATCCATGTGCCCGCCGCCACGCTGGGCCTGGGGGCCTATGCGGCGCTGGGGGTGTCGAGCTTCTTCGCCCTGGTCTTCCGCCATCCGCTGGCCGACGCCGCCGCGCGCGCCGCCGCCCTGCCGGGAGCAGTGCTGACGGGTCTGGCCCTGATCACCGGTTCGCTGTGGGGCCAGCCCATGTGGGGGACCTGGTGGGTGTGGGATGCGCGGCTGACCAGCGTCCTGGTGCTGTTTCTCTTTTACCTCGGCTACATGGCCCTGCGCGCCTCGATCGACGACGAGGCCAAGGCGGGGCGCGCCGCCGCGGTCCTGGGTCTGGTCGGGCTGATCAACCTGCCCATCGTCAAGTTCTCGGTCGACTGGTGGAACACCCTGCATCAGCCGGCGTCCTTGCTGCGCGCGGGCGGGACCAGTCTGGACCCGGCCTATCTGGCCCCCCTGCTGACCATGATGGCGGCCTACGGCATGCTGTTCGGGGCCATCTGGCTGACGTCGATCCGCACCGAGGTGCGTCGCCGCCGGGTTCTGACGCTGCGCGCCCGCGCCGCGCAAGAAGCGTAA
- a CDS encoding NAD(+) synthase — protein sequence MAKTHPFHAPRAHGFVRVAAATPVVHVADPAANAEEHERLIRQAGEAGVDLMVFPELSLSAYAIDDLHMQAALLEEVERQVARLAEVADEAGVIAVVGAPIRNGDALFNCAVVLGGGEVLGVVPKTYLPNYREYYEKRWFAPAASRSEDAIVLNGESVDFAPGLVFEATNRPGFVFAVEICEDFWAPQPPSTRAALAGARILCNLSASNIVIGKADERALLCASQSSRTLSAYVFAASGWGESTTDLAWDGQATIHELGARIAEGERFALESHLTVADVDVDRIGLDRLRNGTFADCARLEGEAAIVVPFEAGEGATGALIRPLDRFPFVPDDAARLDQDCFEAFNIQVQGLMRRMTATGSKTLVIGVSGGLDSTQALLVACRAFDRLELPRTGILAFTMPGFATSEGTKSNAWALMQALQVTGAEIDIRPAAEQMLRDIGHVFADGEPVHDITFENVQAGLRTDYLFRLANQNHGFVLGTGDLSELALGWCTYGVGDHMSHYNVNGGVAKTLIQHLIRWVAERGLVGEAATPTLHAILATEISPELVPAGADGAIQSTQSIVGPYALNDFFLFYISRFGLKPSKVAYLAHQAWGDATTGNWPAGLPEAERVAYDLPTIKGWLRKFLIRFFQTSQFKRSAVPNGPKVVTGGSLSPRGDWRAPSDSSARVWLDELDNNVSDA from the coding sequence ATGGCGAAGACGCACCCCTTCCATGCCCCGCGCGCCCACGGCTTCGTGCGCGTGGCCGCTGCGACCCCGGTGGTCCATGTCGCCGACCCCGCGGCCAACGCCGAAGAGCATGAGCGGCTGATCCGTCAGGCGGGGGAGGCGGGCGTGGACCTGATGGTCTTCCCCGAACTGTCGCTGAGCGCCTACGCCATCGACGATTTGCACATGCAGGCGGCCTTGCTGGAAGAGGTCGAGCGCCAGGTGGCGCGTCTGGCCGAGGTCGCGGACGAAGCGGGCGTGATCGCCGTCGTCGGCGCGCCGATCCGCAACGGCGACGCCCTGTTCAACTGCGCCGTCGTCCTGGGCGGGGGCGAGGTGCTGGGCGTCGTGCCCAAGACCTATCTGCCCAATTACCGCGAGTACTACGAGAAGCGCTGGTTCGCGCCCGCCGCCAGCCGCAGCGAGGACGCCATCGTCCTGAACGGCGAGAGCGTCGATTTCGCGCCGGGTCTGGTGTTCGAGGCGACCAACCGGCCGGGCTTCGTCTTCGCGGTTGAGATCTGCGAGGACTTCTGGGCGCCGCAGCCGCCGTCGACGCGGGCTGCGCTGGCGGGGGCGCGCATCCTCTGCAACCTGTCGGCTTCCAACATCGTCATCGGCAAGGCGGACGAGAGGGCGCTGCTGTGCGCCAGCCAGTCCAGCCGCACCCTGTCGGCCTATGTCTTCGCCGCCTCGGGCTGGGGAGAGAGCACGACCGATCTGGCCTGGGACGGTCAGGCCACCATCCACGAACTGGGCGCCCGGATCGCCGAGGGCGAGCGGTTCGCGCTGGAGAGCCATCTGACCGTGGCCGACGTGGATGTGGACCGCATCGGTCTGGACCGTCTGCGCAACGGCACCTTCGCCGACTGCGCCCGTCTGGAAGGCGAGGCCGCGATCGTGGTTCCGTTCGAGGCGGGGGAGGGAGCGACCGGCGCCCTGATCCGACCGCTGGACCGTTTCCCCTTCGTGCCGGACGACGCCGCGCGTCTGGATCAGGACTGCTTCGAGGCCTTCAACATTCAGGTTCAGGGCCTGATGCGGCGGATGACGGCGACGGGGTCGAAGACCCTGGTGATCGGCGTTTCGGGCGGGCTGGATTCCACGCAAGCCCTGCTGGTCGCCTGCAGGGCCTTTGATCGGCTGGAGTTGCCGCGCACCGGCATTCTGGCCTTTACCATGCCGGGCTTCGCGACCTCCGAGGGGACGAAGTCCAACGCCTGGGCGCTGATGCAGGCTCTGCAGGTGACGGGGGCTGAGATCGACATTCGTCCCGCCGCCGAACAGATGCTGCGCGACATCGGTCATGTCTTCGCGGACGGCGAGCCGGTGCACGACATCACTTTCGAGAATGTGCAGGCGGGGCTGCGCACCGACTATCTGTTCCGCCTGGCCAATCAGAACCACGGCTTCGTCCTGGGCACGGGCGACCTGTCGGAACTGGCGTTGGGTTGGTGCACCTATGGCGTCGGCGACCACATGAGCCACTACAACGTCAACGGCGGGGTGGCGAAGACCCTGATCCAGCACCTGATCCGCTGGGTGGCCGAGCGCGGCCTGGTGGGCGAGGCGGCGACGCCGACGCTTCACGCCATTCTGGCCACCGAGATCTCGCCCGAACTGGTGCCGGCGGGCGCCGACGGGGCGATCCAGTCGACGCAGAGCATCGTCGGTCCCTATGCCCTGAACGACTTCTTCCTGTTCTACATCAGCCGCTTCGGCCTGAAGCCGTCCAAGGTCGCCTATCTGGCGCATCAGGCCTGGGGCGACGCGACGACGGGGAACTGGCCCGCCGGTCTGCCAGAGGCGGAGCGGGTCGCCTATGACCTGCCGACCATCAAGGGGTGGCTGAGGAAGTTCCTGATCCGCTTCTTCCAGACCAGCCAGTTCAAGCGCTCGGCCGTGCCGAACGGGCCCAAGGTGGTGACCGGCGGCTCGTTGTCGCCGCGCGGCGACTGGCGAGCGCCGTCGGACTCCTCGGCCCGCGTCTGGCTCGACGAACTCGACAACAATGTTTCCGACGCCTGA
- a CDS encoding alkylphosphonate utilization protein, producing MTDDVTKDSNGNILADGDSVTLIKDLKVKGSGGVTLKRGTMVKNIRLTGDPDEIEANVEKVRGLVLRTEFVKKA from the coding sequence ATGACCGACGACGTGACCAAGGACTCCAACGGCAATATTCTGGCCGACGGCGACAGCGTGACCCTGATCAAGGACCTGAAGGTCAAGGGCTCGGGCGGGGTGACTCTGAAGCGCGGAACCATGGTCAAGAACATCCGCCTGACCGGCGACCCCGATGAGATCGAGGCCAATGTCGAGAAGGTGCGCGGCCTCGTCCTGCGAACCGAGTTCGTGAAGAAGGCTTGA
- the ftsY gene encoding signal recognition particle-docking protein FtsY: MSDTPKKGWFQRLSAGLSRSSKQMTEQVVSTFVKEPLSDEALERLEEHLIESDLGPAASARIVERFRELRFGKSSDEREIKEALAEAVAAELLPRQATFDPLSGPKPYVVLFVGVNGSGKTTTLGKIASDLTARGARVMIVAGDTFRAAAREQLKVWAERAGADFESRRDGADAAGLAFDAYTKAKAEGYDVVLIDTAGRLQNKSALMDELLKIVRVLKKVDADAPHETLLVLDATVGRNALEQEKIFGRTAYVSGVVMTKLDGTARGGVLVPVAQASDAPIKLIGVGEGVEDLQPFDARAFSRSLVGLED; this comes from the coding sequence ATGAGCGATACGCCCAAAAAAGGCTGGTTCCAGCGACTGAGCGCGGGTCTGTCCCGGTCTTCCAAACAGATGACCGAACAGGTCGTCTCGACCTTCGTGAAGGAGCCTCTGTCCGACGAGGCGCTGGAGCGTCTGGAAGAGCACCTGATCGAAAGCGACCTGGGCCCCGCCGCCTCGGCCCGCATCGTCGAGCGCTTCCGCGAGCTGCGCTTCGGCAAGAGCTCCGACGAGCGCGAGATCAAGGAGGCCCTGGCCGAGGCCGTGGCCGCCGAGCTGCTGCCGCGTCAGGCGACATTCGATCCCCTCAGCGGACCCAAGCCCTATGTCGTCCTCTTCGTCGGCGTGAACGGCTCGGGCAAGACCACGACGCTCGGCAAGATCGCCTCGGACCTGACGGCCAGGGGCGCCAGGGTGATGATCGTCGCCGGCGACACCTTCCGCGCCGCCGCCCGCGAACAGCTGAAAGTCTGGGCCGAACGCGCCGGGGCCGATTTCGAGAGCCGCCGCGACGGCGCCGACGCCGCCGGCCTGGCCTTCGACGCCTACACCAAGGCCAAGGCCGAGGGCTATGACGTGGTCCTGATCGACACCGCCGGGCGCCTGCAGAACAAGTCCGCCCTGATGGACGAACTGCTAAAGATCGTCCGCGTGCTCAAGAAGGTCGACGCCGACGCCCCGCACGAAACCCTGCTGGTGCTGGACGCCACCGTGGGCCGCAACGCCCTGGAGCAGGAAAAGATCTTCGGCCGCACCGCCTATGTCTCGGGCGTCGTGATGACCAAGCTGGACGGCACGGCGCGCGGCGGGGTCCTGGTTCCCGTGGCCCAGGCCTCGGACGCCCCGATCAAGCTGATCGGCGTCGGCGAAGGCGTCGAGGACCTGCAACCCTTCGACGCACGCGCGTTTTCCCGATCCCTGGTCGGGCTCGAGGACTGA
- a CDS encoding DsbE family thiol:disulfide interchange protein, whose product MNRWFALIPIAALAALGVFMMIQLGHLSGAPGEGREYKPDALVGQPIPETVLPILQGEVETNQRLDLKTAGVGKPMIVNLFASWCAPCRLEHPQLMKLKAQGINVIGVAYKDEPVATRAFLDELGDPYALVLVDREGRAGLDLGVSGVPESFAVDAYGTIVAKSSGPVLTDADLQRLVDALKAPPR is encoded by the coding sequence ATGAATCGCTGGTTCGCCCTGATCCCGATCGCGGCGCTCGCCGCGCTGGGCGTCTTCATGATGATCCAGCTGGGCCATCTGTCCGGCGCGCCGGGCGAGGGGCGCGAATACAAGCCCGACGCCCTGGTCGGCCAGCCCATTCCCGAGACCGTCCTGCCGATCCTGCAGGGCGAAGTCGAGACCAATCAACGGCTGGACCTGAAGACGGCGGGGGTCGGCAAGCCGATGATCGTCAACCTGTTCGCCAGCTGGTGCGCCCCCTGTCGTCTGGAGCATCCGCAGCTGATGAAGCTGAAGGCGCAGGGGATCAACGTCATCGGCGTGGCCTACAAGGACGAGCCGGTCGCCACCCGCGCCTTCCTTGACGAACTGGGCGATCCCTATGCCCTGGTGCTGGTGGACCGCGAGGGGCGGGCCGGGCTGGACCTCGGCGTCTCGGGCGTGCCGGAGAGCTTCGCGGTCGACGCCTATGGGACCATTGTCGCCAAGTCCTCGGGGCCGGTGCTGACCGACGCCGATCTGCAGAGGCTGGTGGACGCCCTGAAGGCGCCGCCGCGCTAA
- a CDS encoding adenosine kinase, which yields MTQNAISTARFDVCAVGNAIVDVLSPCEPAFLEAQGLTPGSMQLVDEAQSAALYDAMAAGVEASGGSAGNTVAGVGSFGGRAAYIGKVAKDTLGEVFSHDIRAAHVHFDTPVLEGGAGSGFGTGRCLINVTPDGQRTMCTFLGAANQLTTADIDAGLISDSEIVYLEGYLFDPAPARAAFEAAAAAAHAAGRKVAITLSDSFVVHRWRAELLAFIEASADIVLANEGELHALFETEDFDHAAAHLGRIVEVAAVTRGAAGSVIFRGDERVEVAAFPVDKVVDTTGAGDQYAAGVLLGLARGLSLAEAGALGSLAASEVIAHWGPRPMVKLEALAVEHGLKL from the coding sequence ATGACCCAGAACGCCATCTCCACCGCCCGCTTCGACGTCTGCGCCGTCGGCAACGCCATCGTCGATGTGCTGAGCCCGTGCGAGCCCGCCTTCCTTGAGGCCCAGGGCCTGACGCCCGGCTCGATGCAGCTGGTGGACGAGGCCCAGAGCGCGGCCCTCTATGACGCCATGGCGGCGGGGGTCGAGGCCTCGGGCGGGTCGGCCGGCAACACCGTGGCGGGCGTCGGCTCGTTCGGCGGTCGCGCGGCCTATATCGGCAAGGTGGCGAAAGACACCCTGGGCGAGGTCTTCAGCCACGACATCCGCGCCGCCCACGTCCATTTCGACACCCCGGTGCTGGAAGGCGGCGCGGGCTCGGGCTTCGGCACCGGCCGCTGCCTGATCAACGTCACCCCCGACGGCCAGCGCACCATGTGCACCTTCCTGGGCGCCGCCAACCAGCTGACGACCGCCGATATCGACGCCGGGCTGATCAGCGACAGCGAGATCGTCTATCTGGAAGGCTATCTGTTCGACCCGGCGCCGGCCCGCGCTGCCTTCGAGGCCGCCGCCGCCGCCGCCCACGCGGCCGGCCGCAAGGTCGCCATCACCCTGTCGGACAGCTTCGTCGTCCATCGCTGGCGCGCCGAGTTGCTGGCCTTCATCGAGGCCTCGGCCGACATCGTCCTGGCCAACGAAGGCGAACTGCACGCCCTGTTCGAGACCGAGGACTTCGACCACGCCGCCGCTCACCTGGGCCGCATCGTCGAGGTTGCCGCCGTGACGCGCGGGGCCGCAGGTTCGGTCATCTTCCGCGGCGACGAGCGGGTCGAGGTCGCCGCCTTCCCCGTCGACAAGGTGGTCGATACCACGGGCGCGGGCGACCAGTACGCCGCCGGCGTCCTGCTGGGTCTGGCGCGCGGCCTGTCGCTGGCCGAGGCCGGCGCCCTGGGTTCGCTGGCCGCCTCGGAAGTGATCGCTCACTGGGGCCCGCGTCCGATGGTCAAGCTGGAGGCCCTGGCCGTCGAGCACGGGCTCAAGCTCTGA
- a CDS encoding alpha/beta fold hydrolase gives MPAQTSPFADRYVERRWTSPDGLNLYARDYAPAAGEAKLPVIAIHGLTRNSADFGVIAGLIAQSGRRVLAVDVRGRGLSARATDPMTYTPDVYAGDMTALMEQTGISRAVFLGTSMGGLITMALTALQPQAVAAAIINDVGPEVAPEGLARIAAYTGRKVEITNWADAAAYARDINAVAFPEYDDADWDAFARRIFREDADGRPVLNYDPDISVPIKAAGAAALVPDLWPAFRALATERPALLVRGGASDLLSSEIAGRMREAAPDMAFVEVPGIGHAPMLDEPEARAGILTFLNDVA, from the coding sequence ATGCCCGCCCAGACCTCGCCCTTCGCCGACCGCTATGTCGAACGTCGCTGGACCTCGCCGGACGGGCTCAACCTCTATGCCCGAGACTACGCCCCGGCGGCGGGCGAGGCGAAGCTGCCGGTCATCGCCATCCACGGCCTGACCCGCAACAGCGCCGACTTCGGCGTCATCGCCGGTCTGATCGCCCAAAGCGGCCGCCGCGTCCTGGCGGTGGACGTGCGCGGGCGCGGTCTGTCGGCTCGCGCCACCGATCCCATGACCTACACGCCTGACGTCTATGCGGGCGACATGACGGCCCTGATGGAGCAGACGGGGATCAGTCGGGCGGTCTTCCTCGGCACCTCCATGGGCGGCCTGATCACCATGGCCCTGACCGCGCTCCAGCCGCAGGCGGTCGCCGCCGCCATCATCAACGACGTGGGGCCGGAAGTGGCCCCCGAAGGCCTGGCGCGCATCGCGGCCTATACCGGGCGAAAGGTCGAGATCACGAACTGGGCCGACGCCGCCGCCTACGCCCGCGACATCAACGCCGTCGCCTTTCCCGAGTACGACGACGCCGACTGGGACGCCTTCGCCCGCCGCATCTTTCGCGAGGACGCCGACGGCCGGCCGGTGCTGAACTACGATCCCGACATCTCGGTCCCGATCAAGGCCGCGGGGGCTGCGGCCCTGGTCCCTGACCTGTGGCCGGCCTTCAGGGCTCTGGCGACGGAACGGCCGGCCCTGCTGGTGCGCGGCGGCGCCTCGGACCTGCTCAGCTCCGAGATCGCCGGACGGATGCGCGAGGCGGCGCCTGACATGGCCTTTGTCGAGGTTCCGGGGATCGGCCACGCCCCCATGCTGGACGAGCCCGAAGCCCGCGCCGGCATCCTGACCTTCCTGAACGACGTGGCCTGA
- a CDS encoding inner membrane-spanning protein YciB produces the protein MSEATDTKRPQWIRQAVDFGALIAFMAAYFITRDMIKATWVLVIASAIALAVGFVLERRLAPMPLITGGFALVFGALTILTDDDLFVKLKLTVQNGLLAAVLLGSLPLNKSPFKALLGSAIKVTDAAWRTLTLRYGLYFLAVAIANEVFRSPAAVTAIWSALNLGAPDPNGVWTAFRGVLWIAASIFGLCQVPLIMKNMIKDEEPGPISPDTGL, from the coding sequence ATGAGTGAAGCGACCGATACCAAGCGCCCGCAGTGGATCCGTCAGGCCGTCGACTTCGGCGCCCTGATCGCCTTCATGGCCGCCTATTTCATCACCCGCGACATGATCAAGGCCACCTGGGTCCTGGTCATCGCCTCAGCCATCGCCCTGGCCGTCGGCTTCGTGCTGGAGCGCCGCCTGGCCCCCATGCCCCTGATCACCGGCGGTTTCGCCCTGGTCTTCGGCGCCCTGACCATCCTCACCGACGACGACCTGTTCGTGAAGCTGAAGCTGACGGTGCAGAACGGCCTGCTGGCCGCCGTGCTGCTGGGTTCGCTGCCCCTGAACAAGTCGCCGTTCAAGGCCCTGCTCGGCTCGGCCATCAAGGTGACGGACGCCGCCTGGCGCACCCTGACCCTGCGCTACGGCCTCTATTTCCTGGCCGTCGCCATCGCCAACGAGGTCTTCCGCAGTCCGGCCGCCGTCACCGCCATCTGGTCGGCGCTGAACCTGGGCGCCCCCGACCCCAACGGCGTCTGGACCGCCTTCCGCGGCGTCCTGTGGATCGCCGCCTCCATCTTCGGCCTGTGCCAGGTGCCGCTGATCATGAAAAACATGATCAAGGACGAAGAGCCCGGCCCCATCTCGCCCGATACGGGGCTGTAA
- a CDS encoding MarR family winged helix-turn-helix transcriptional regulator — MVKSGKQAKIKGGLAESPSHLMHRVLQLSLDIYAEEAGPDGLTQRQFAVLEAVSVRSGLTQTDLVKATGIDRSTLADLVARMTAKGLLERERSALDARAKAVRLSEAGQAALEAARPRVAAADKRILALLPKARREGFLDLLTSLTDAADAAPEQARAEAKIAKKAAKDARKAEKAAKKALDGGKPKKKKKAVEPAADTVAADAVVIPLKDVAKA; from the coding sequence ATGGTCAAGTCAGGCAAGCAGGCGAAGATCAAGGGCGGGCTGGCGGAATCGCCCAGCCACCTGATGCACCGGGTGTTGCAACTCTCGCTCGACATCTATGCCGAAGAAGCCGGCCCCGACGGCCTGACCCAGCGCCAGTTCGCGGTGCTGGAGGCGGTGTCAGTCCGCTCAGGCCTGACCCAGACCGATCTGGTCAAGGCCACCGGCATCGACCGCTCGACCCTGGCCGATCTGGTCGCCCGCATGACCGCCAAGGGCCTGCTGGAGCGCGAACGCTCGGCGCTGGACGCCCGCGCCAAGGCCGTGCGCCTCTCCGAAGCCGGTCAGGCCGCGCTGGAGGCCGCCCGCCCCCGCGTCGCCGCCGCCGACAAGCGCATCCTGGCCCTGCTGCCCAAGGCCCGGCGCGAGGGCTTCCTCGACCTGCTGACCAGCCTGACCGACGCCGCTGACGCCGCCCCCGAACAGGCCCGCGCCGAAGCCAAGATCGCCAAGAAGGCGGCCAAGGATGCGCGCAAGGCCGAGAAGGCCGCCAAGAAGGCGCTGGACGGCGGCAAGCCGAAAAAGAAGAAGAAGGCCGTCGAACCGGCGGCTGACACGGTCGCCGCCGACGCCGTCGTCATCCCGCTCAAGGACGTGGCGAAAGCCTAG
- the nth gene encoding endonuclease III: MTVRPRAPSKAVRAALPAPKGKRSRAPKKAPVGAVIGWPPDEDRVEEIFVRLSGVMPDPKTELDFVNPYTLVVAVALSAQATDVGVNKATKALFAIADTPQKMLALGEEGLIPLIASIGLYRTKARNVIAAARMLVEQHGGEVPLNRADLQALPGVGRKTASVVLNELGIEPAIAVDTHVFRVSHRLGLANAATPDKVETQLHKVVPEAWLPKAHHWLILHGRYTCLAQRPKCGACVIADLCPSRASFVGV; the protein is encoded by the coding sequence ATGACCGTTCGCCCACGCGCCCCGTCCAAGGCTGTCCGCGCCGCCCTGCCTGCACCCAAGGGCAAGCGGTCGCGCGCGCCGAAAAAGGCGCCGGTCGGGGCCGTGATCGGCTGGCCGCCCGACGAGGACCGGGTCGAGGAAATCTTCGTCCGCCTGTCCGGGGTCATGCCCGACCCGAAGACCGAGCTGGACTTCGTCAATCCCTATACCCTGGTGGTGGCGGTCGCCCTGTCGGCTCAGGCGACCGACGTGGGGGTCAACAAGGCGACCAAGGCCCTGTTCGCGATCGCCGACACGCCGCAGAAGATGCTGGCCCTGGGTGAAGAGGGGCTGATCCCGCTGATCGCCTCCATCGGCCTCTATCGCACCAAGGCGAGGAATGTCATCGCCGCCGCGCGGATGCTGGTCGAGCAGCACGGCGGGGAAGTGCCCCTGAACCGGGCTGATCTTCAGGCCCTGCCAGGCGTGGGGCGCAAGACCGCCAGCGTGGTGCTGAACGAACTGGGGATCGAGCCGGCCATCGCGGTGGACACCCATGTGTTCCGCGTCTCGCACCGGCTGGGTTTGGCCAACGCCGCCACGCCGGACAAGGTGGAGACGCAGCTGCACAAGGTCGTGCCCGAGGCCTGGCTGCCCAAGGCGCACCACTGGCTGATCCTGCACGGCCGCTACACCTGCCTGGCGCAGCGGCCCAAGTGCGGGGCTTGCGTGATCGCGGACCTGTGTCCGTCGCGAGCGAGTTTCGTGGGGGTTTGA